The genomic stretch TTATTCTGCGGTTAAGCTGCTAGATGTTTATGCTATGCTTTTGAAGGTAAAAAAAGATAGCAAAGGAAAAAGTCCAGATTTATTGCGTCAAATTGATGTCACTAAAAAGCAGTTAGATGAGATGAGTTACGCTCTTATTTTAGAATATCGTAAGCGTCAAGAACATGAGCGCTTTTTAAAACAAGCTTTAATATCAATTTCTGATCAATTATTTTCATTGAATAATAATTTTAAAGAAACAAGTCGTTTTTTATTTCAGGAAATTAGAACGCTTCAATCTCAGATGCAGTGTTTCTGTGAAGGAAGAGAAAAACAACGCCTATTGAACGACCAAGAATCTTCTTGTTTTACGTCAAAGATTGATGAAGTCATTAAGCGCTTACAAAAAGCACGAGAAAAGCTTTCTTTTGAAAATCCGCATCTCTTTGAGGAATAAGATTATTAAAAATTAGAACTAAAATACTTTCTAGCTTGAGATTTTTTCTTTGTGATGAAGTTTCAAATTTTCTTTCCCAAAATGGAAAGTAATGGTTATCAATAAAGCTATTATTTTTATTTAGGTATTTAATAATGGTGGATAATTACTTATAATCTTAGGATTTATGGTGTAATTTTACTTTAAAGTCAATTATTGAAGTATATAATAACACAATATAATTGAAATTTATAATATTAAATTGTAAATAATATAAATTATTTTTTTATTTGTAGAATAATGAAGAGCAATTTTATTGTATGAAATTAATGCATTATTACAAGAATTTTATTTATATATAAAAATAAATACAATTCAAATAAGTATAAATACAATATTATAGTAAAATAAAAATTATATCTTATTATTAATAAATTTAAATTTTGAATAATAAAGTACGTTTTTTATGAATTATAGACCTATATTGGTATTTATTATACTTATTGTATGTTTATCAGTAGGTGGTTTGATTTCTACGGATATCTTTTTGCCTGCACTTAGGGATATGCGTTATCATTACCAAGTTACTGAATCTCAAATTCAAAGTACAATAGCAATTTTTTTATTGGCATTAGCTTCTGGGCAACTAATCTATGGGCCTTTTAGCGATAATTTTGGGCGTAAAAAGACACTGTTATTTGGTTTATTTTTATGGTTGTTTACAACACTTGGTATAGTTTATGCAGATACTTTTCAGACTTTACTTGTATTACGTTTTTTGCATGGTTTTGGAGCTTGTGCAGGGATTGTTTTAAGTCGTGCTATTATCAATGATTTATTGGATAAAAAAGAAGCGGGAAAACTTTATCTAGTTATCTTTCCTTTTGTAGGAGCATCACCAGCGCTCGCACCATTCATTGGGGGAATATTATTACAGACTTTTCATTGGCAGGCGACTTTTATCTTTTTAAGTCTTTTTATACTCTTAACTATTGTATTATGTTGCTCTGTACTGACAGAGACTTTACCGCCTATAAAACGTCAATCTTTTACTCCTATAGGACTCATTAAGAATAGTTTCGGGGTTCTAAAAAATAAACAGTTTCTTTTTTATGCACTTATTCCGTGTTTTGCTTACGCGACTTATTTTGCTTATATCGTAGAATCGCCTTTTTTCCTAACAACTTTAGGTCTGTCGTCTATCTACATTGGTTATAGTTACATTGGTGTTTCTTTAACTTATATCTTAGGTAATTTAGTTGCGAGAAAGTTTCTCAAGCGAGAGGCTATAGAACAAACTGTACGGCGTGGGTATATTATTTTTGTCATAGGGGGAATATTGTTTGCTTTACAAATATTTGTAAGTCCGTGGCCACTTGTGACAAGCTTAATAACCGTTTCTATTATTACCTTTGGTAATGGTTTTTTATTGCCGTTGGGAACTGCATTGGCTATTTCATCTCATTCACACACTGCTGGAGCAGCATCTGGCGTTATGGGAGCTTTGCAATTGGGTAGTGCTGCATTAAGTGCCGCAATTATCGGAAAAATATCTGGACATATTCCATGGGTTGTAGCAATTTTATTGGCTACATATTGCCTAGTGGGTTTTATCATTTATATTCGAAAAGCAAATTATTTTATGACTTTGGAGATAAAATCATAAACCAAATTAAGGAATATAATGGGAGGATTTATGCTTAAACATTTTGATATTATTTTGTGCGATGGAAAATAGTGGATCAATTTCTTTTCATTGAAATATATAATTGGATATATTAAATCTGATAGAAATTCATGTTGAATATATTGAGGTTGGTTATCATAAAAGTTCATTTAAACCTATGGTTAGCATAAGCATATGTTTTTACGCAATGATTACGCCTAATTTCATACAATGTTATACCTAATACTAAGCTTATCATTATTGCG from Bartonella sp. WD16.2 encodes the following:
- a CDS encoding multidrug effflux MFS transporter, encoding MNYRPILVFIILIVCLSVGGLISTDIFLPALRDMRYHYQVTESQIQSTIAIFLLALASGQLIYGPFSDNFGRKKTLLFGLFLWLFTTLGIVYADTFQTLLVLRFLHGFGACAGIVLSRAIINDLLDKKEAGKLYLVIFPFVGASPALAPFIGGILLQTFHWQATFIFLSLFILLTIVLCCSVLTETLPPIKRQSFTPIGLIKNSFGVLKNKQFLFYALIPCFAYATYFAYIVESPFFLTTLGLSSIYIGYSYIGVSLTYILGNLVARKFLKREAIEQTVRRGYIIFVIGGILFALQIFVSPWPLVTSLITVSIITFGNGFLLPLGTALAISSHSHTAGAASGVMGALQLGSAALSAAIIGKISGHIPWVVAILLATYCLVGFIIYIRKANYFMTLEIKS